A window of Gadus chalcogrammus isolate NIFS_2021 chromosome 16, NIFS_Gcha_1.0, whole genome shotgun sequence contains these coding sequences:
- the LOC130405664 gene encoding trace amine-associated receptor 13c-like has protein sequence MTDIINQVEQQLCYPGSNTSCPRAEFHLGAQVALYTLFVLGMLVTVVGNAIVVVSIAHFKQLHSPTNVLVLSLALADLLLGVTVMPFSTLRAVQGCWFYGDTFCLLHSAFDMFLTCNSIFHLICIAVDRHEAVCKPLHYSRNITMTVAWLMVSASWALAALYSYSLIYSQANIRGLEDYLASIYCLGSCNLLFNKLWGTLDTIIAFFFPCTIMVGLYAKIFLVAREHARKIDDMGGHGGTLNVKGAGGQTKRSEHKAAKTLGIVVGAFIFCWMPFFLNSIADAYTGFSTPAAVFEVFVWLGYFNSTLNPAIYALNYPWFRKTSRLIFTLKIFTSDCSSMNVTVN, from the coding sequence ATGACTGATATAATCAATCAGGTGGAGCAGCAGCTATGCTACCCGGGCTCCAACACCTCGTGCCCTAGGGCCGAGTTCCATCTGGGGGCCCAGGTCGCTCTGTACACGCTGTTTGTGTTGGGCATGCTGGTCACGGTGGTTGGAAACGCCATTGTAGTCGTGTCCATTGCTCATTTCAAGCAGCTGCACAGCCCCACCAACGTGCTGGTGCTCTCCTTGGCTCTGGCCgacctgctgctgggggtgacCGTGATGCCGTTCAGCACATTGCGCGCCGTCCAGGGCTGCTGGTTCTACGGCGACACCTTCTGCCTTCTCCACTCCGCCTTCGACATGTTCCTCACCTGCAACTCCATCTTCCACCTCATCTGCATCGCGGTCGACCGCCACGAGGCCGTGTGCAAGCCCCTGCACTACTCCCGCAACATCACCATGACCGTGGCCTGGCTCATGGTGTCTGCCAGCTGGGCCCTGGCCGCCCTCTACTCCTACAGCCTGATATACTCCCAGGCAAACATCCGAGGTCTGGAAGATTACCTGGCATCCATATACTGCCTGGGCAGCTGTAACCTGCTGTTTAACAAGCTGTGGGGGACACTGGACACCATCATTGCATTCTTCTTCCCATGCACCATCATGGTGGGCTTGTACGCAAAGATCTTCCTCGTGGCCAGAGAGCACGCGAGGAAGATTGACGACATGGGGGGTCACGGCGGGACGTTGAATGTTAAAGGCGCAGGCGGGCAGACCAAGCGTTCAGAGCACAAAGCGGCCAAGACTCTGGGTATTGTGGTCGGAGCGTTTATCTTTTGCTGGATGCCGTTCTTCCTGAACTCGATCGCCGATGCCTACACAGGTTTCAGCACGCCTGCGGCCGTCTTCGAGGTGTTTGTTTGGCTGGGTTACTTCAACTCAACCCTAAACCCTGCAATTTATGCCCTCAATTATCCCTGGTTCAGGAAAACCTCTCGCCTTATTTTCACCCTGAAAATATTCACCAGTGACTGCTCGTCCATGAATGTGACTGTGAATTGA